CAACCCGATAATCGGTTTTCAGACTTGGTGAACTGGGGGACAAAGGCCGTTCCCTGATTCGAGGTTTTGTTTCTCATTTTCGGCAAGCCCCCGGGGCCCTGCGGGTCTCGGGGGCGTTTTTTGTTGATGGCACGCCGTTTGCGATGCGGAAAGTATCTCTCTACCTCCGAGGGGAGGGTTTGCGCACATCACGGGAAGAATCCATGAAATCCGTCATCCTGCTCGCCGTTTTTGCAGTGCTACCGGAACAGGTCGCACCCCTGGAGCATGTTGCTTCGCTTAATGAAATGTTGCGGAGCCCCGCACGAGTCGCCGTGTCGTCGGACGGTCAGGTCCTGGTAACTGACCCGTCGCGCCGGCAGATCGTACGATTCGATGCCCTCGGGAATCTGCTTGGTAGCTGGCCGGTGCCCGAGCGCCCGATCGGCCTCGCCGTGCACCCGGACGGTCGCTACTTCGTCTCCTATCGCGATGAGCCCGGCGTGGGGATCTACGATTCGACGTTCACTCGAATCGGTCTCCTGGGCGAAGGGCAGCCTCTCGTTGCCTTTACACGTCCGACGGACATCGATGTCGCTACGGACACCGGGAGAATCTATGTCGTCGATTCCGGCGCGGATCGCATCTACGGCTTCGAAAGCACGGGCGGCCTGGCACTCATCTTCGGCACCCATGGCGAAGGATTGGGGCAGTTTCAATATCCCAGCGCTATCGCGGTGGATGAAGAACGCAGTCGTCTGCTCGTCGCGGACCAAGACAACTTCCGCGTCCAGGTGTTCTCGACGTCGGGCCTGCTCCTCGGGCGATTCGGGTTTCGCAACAAGTACCTGCCCTCAGGCGGACAAGAGGGCTGGCTGCCTCGCACGCAGGGAATCGCCGTCGACGATCAAGGATACATCTACCTTGCCGACGCGCTGATGAACACCGTGCGAATCTTCGCCCCCAATGGCATGGAACTGGGCAAAGTCATTGAGCACGGACAAGCGGCAGGTGCGGTGCGCACACCGTGCGATCTTGCATTGAGCCCTGACGGCCAGCGGCTGTATGTCGCCAGCACGAATACTTCTACCGTTGAGATCTTCGCCACGCCCACGCTGCCGGCGCCACGAGGCATGAGTATCGAGATTGTCGGCGACGGCCACACGGCAGGAACGAATGACTCGGCCCACGACACGGAATTCCGTCGGACCAAGGAAGCACGGGGCGTGACGAAAGAGAAAGGGCTGCGGCCCTCTCACGCTGAACCATCTCATGTTGATTCGCTCGCCGACTCCGGGCATACGCCAATCGCTGGATTCGCGGTCCTGTCAAGCTACGAAGGTCCACACATGATCAACGCAACGGTGATCTGCGGGCGGTGCCACGGGATCGCCGGTCAACCCGGCGGTAACCCCGCGACGCTCGAAGGGCAGATTACACTTTGCATGTCCTGTCACAGCAGCGGTGGCCAGGCGATGAGCACACCGCTCAATGCGGCGGATATTATCCACGGGAACGATGGCCCCGGGCGTTCGCATCCCTGGGGAGTTCCCGCCGTAAACGAAGATTTCGGCTCGACCGGACCCCATGCAGGCGGCGACATGGCGGCCTACCTCGCCTCCGGCGGCCTCATCAAGTGCGGCACATGCCACGACCAGCACAGCAATGATGCTGGTTCGCCGTATCTGCGGGTCCGCAACACCCGCGGCTCCATGTGCAAGGAGTGCCACACGGGGAGGAGCGATCACACCCCTGACAGCGCATGGCAACCGAACTGCAATGAATGTCACGCGCCGCACGATTCCTCAAGCTACAATCTGTCGTTGATCGCAACGTCCGTGGAGAACAGGACGCTGGACATGATGATGCCCGTCGTGTTCACGGCTCGTACGGGTCCCGGAAGCTTCGACGACGGGAATCCCGCCAGCAACGACGGCATCTGTCAGGTATGCCACACGGCCACCGCCTATCATCGATATGACGGATCATCGGCCGGGCACCACGGAGGTTCCGACTGCACCGCCTGTCACCCGCATGAAGACGGCTTCCTGGCAACCGGGGGCGCTTGCGATGCCTGTCACGGCGCTCCGCCGGCAACGGGGGCCCACCTGGCGCACTTCGGCGGAACGGCCGAAGACGCCAATTACGGTGGCGTCGAGAATCTCTCGCTCCCCGCGTCGCACGTATTTCAATGTGGCAACTGCCACCCACACGCGTCATCGCGGCATCTCAACGGCACCGTTGAGATTGAACTGTATTATCCTGGAGCCCCGCCCGACAGTCTGAAGGGGCGCAACCCGGCTACAGCGGAATATACGCCGGGGCCCGTTGCGCACACGGATGTCAACGGCATCCCCTACTCGTTGGGCTCATGTTCAAATGTCTACTGCCACAGCCAAACCGTCTGGTCGTCGCCCACGCCGATTTCCGCGCCGCTGGTCGATTCCGGAACGGGATTTCCAATCCTGGATGCAAACGGCAACCTGACCTACGACCCGTATTCCGTAACAGAATCGAGGGATTACGCCGTCGTAAGCTGGGGAGACTCCGCACTGGGCTGTAATGCCTGCCATCGAAACAACCCTCAGACTTCATTCCCGGATGTTCGAGCGGGCGTGGGAAATTCGCACGGCTGGATCGACGACTTCGGCTACGAGGATCTCCACGCATGGAATATGGGGTTCGATCCGCTGACGTGCCGGGTATGTCACTTTGCCACGGTTCAGGACGAGATGACCTGGGTGCGCGATGCGCAGGATATCACGCATTTCGACGATGCGCCGATTGCCGATAGATCCATTCACGTGAACGGCGCCATTGAAGTCGTTTTCGATCCTGTAAACCCCGTGGTCTATCCGGCGACGGGCCGCACATATGAGTACAATCTGGCCACTGCTGCATACGATCCTTCGAGCAAGACCTGCTCTAACGTCGGTTGCCACCTGAATCAGGCCGCCCCGGAATGGGGCAAGCCCTATCGGTGGTGGGATCCGTTCGAGTGCGACCAATGTCATCAGTACGGCGGACCCTGGCCGCGGGGTTCGTCGGAGATCGTTCTCGAACAACCGACCATGCATTTTGATCCGATTGAGTTGGAGAAGTCCGCCTCATCGGGCGATCCGGCAATCTGTACGCGCTGCCACCAGGGACATACCCTCCGTCGCGATCAAGACCCAGCACCCGTGCGGAAGGAAACGCGCTCAACGCTGCGTGACGAGCGATAGCGTCTCACTTCGGCAGCTTGCGGCCGCCGCTACAACTTGCGTACCTGCGCGATGCCTATAAGCTTGCGAGCCCCGGCCTCGAGGACTGGCGACCGGGTCGAGAATCACCGCAGGCCGGCGTAACGGATCGCGCATGAACAAGGAAAAGATCACACGGCTCGGCCCCGTTGGCAGCACCGCCAACCTCGCGCGGATGCTGCTCAGTTGCACTGCGGTGGGCCTGATTGCGGGCGGCGGTGCAGCATTGCTTCTGGTCATGCTCCAGGCGGGAACGTCCCTCGGCCTGGGTTTCCTGGCGAACTATTTCCCCGGCACGGCCGGCAACGAGTCCGTCCCGCCCTACTTGATCTTCGGATCGCTTTTCGCCGGCCCCGAAATCGTTCGATGGATGCTTTTGATTCTGCCCGCGCTCGGCGGACTTGCCAGCGGCATCATCACGTTCACATTCGCGCCGGAAGCCGAAGGGCACGGCACGGACGCGGCCATCGTCGCCTACCACTTTCGCGACGGGGCGATTCGCAAACGGGTGCCGATCATCAAGGCCATCAGTTCCACACTCACGATCGGCTCCGGCGGTTCCGGCGGGCGGGAAGGCCCCATTGCCCAAATCGGCGCGGGATTCGGATCGGTGCTCGGACAATGGCTCGGCGTTCCGCCTGCGGAACGGCGGATACTCATGGCCGCGGGCCTGGCGGCGGGAATCGGGGCGATCTTTCACGCACCGTTGGCTGGCGCGCTCTTTGCGGCCGAGGTGCTCTATCGCGATCCGGATTTCGAGCATGAAGTGCTCGTGCCGTCCTTCATTTCCTCGATCGTGGCCTACAGCACATTCGGAGGCGTATTCGGATTCGAGCCCCTGTTTCGAGCGCCACCCTTCACCTTCGACTCCGTCGCGCAATTGCTCCCCTACCTCTTCCTGACGGGCGTGCTGACCGTCGCCGCCATGCTTTTCGTGACGGCCTTCTACGCCGTGCGCGACTTGACCTTCAAGCGCGCCTCGCGAATCCCGAACCACATCAAACCGGCCATCGGCGGACTCATCGTCGGGCTCATCGGCTACTTTCTGCCTGAAGCCCTCGGCACCGGTTATGGCGTGGTCCAATCGTGTCTCGACGGCAACGTCATTGCGCTGCCCACGGCGAGTGTCCTGGGCACGATGCTGCCCGCGAACTGGGGGCCCACGTATGTTACCGTGACCGTTCTCGGGCTGATCGCCATTTCCAAGATCGCCACGACTTCCTTCACCATCGGCACGGGCGGCAGCGGCGGCGTGTTCGGACCGGCCATCGTCATCGGCGGGGCGCTCGGCGGCATGACGGGCATCATCTGCCAGCATCTCTTTCCCTCGTTGAACATCCAGCCCGGGGCGTTCGCCCTCGTAGGCATGGCCGGCTTTTTTGCCGGCGCCGCGAACACGCCGGTGTCCACCATCATCATGGTCAACGAAATGTCGGGGAGCTATCGACTGCTCATCCCATCGATGCTCGTCTGCATCTTGTGCTACATCCTC
The genomic region above belongs to Phycisphaerae bacterium and contains:
- a CDS encoding chloride channel protein, whose translation is MNKEKITRLGPVGSTANLARMLLSCTAVGLIAGGGAALLLVMLQAGTSLGLGFLANYFPGTAGNESVPPYLIFGSLFAGPEIVRWMLLILPALGGLASGIITFTFAPEAEGHGTDAAIVAYHFRDGAIRKRVPIIKAISSTLTIGSGGSGGREGPIAQIGAGFGSVLGQWLGVPPAERRILMAAGLAAGIGAIFHAPLAGALFAAEVLYRDPDFEHEVLVPSFISSIVAYSTFGGVFGFEPLFRAPPFTFDSVAQLLPYLFLTGVLTVAAMLFVTAFYAVRDLTFKRASRIPNHIKPAIGGLIVGLIGYFLPEALGTGYGVVQSCLDGNVIALPTASVLGTMLPANWGPTYVTVTVLGLIAISKIATTSFTIGTGGSGGVFGPAIVIGGALGGMTGIICQHLFPSLNIQPGAFALVGMAGFFAGAANTPVSTIIMVNEMSGSYRLLIPSMLVCILCYILCRRFTLYREQLPSRLHAPSKIGSMANAVLRYVTVGDILERRGELAPVLLRDEMSFPDVLDRYATSAQDCFPVVDKEGKLTGVIDGRDIRSIIHLGTVPELIIAHDIVRPAITVTPGDSLLAALNSLMRSNLSELVVIQPDEDDKIVGTLGQPDIVAAYNRQLRT
- a CDS encoding SMP-30/gluconolactonase/LRE family protein, with the translated sequence MKSVILLAVFAVLPEQVAPLEHVASLNEMLRSPARVAVSSDGQVLVTDPSRRQIVRFDALGNLLGSWPVPERPIGLAVHPDGRYFVSYRDEPGVGIYDSTFTRIGLLGEGQPLVAFTRPTDIDVATDTGRIYVVDSGADRIYGFESTGGLALIFGTHGEGLGQFQYPSAIAVDEERSRLLVADQDNFRVQVFSTSGLLLGRFGFRNKYLPSGGQEGWLPRTQGIAVDDQGYIYLADALMNTVRIFAPNGMELGKVIEHGQAAGAVRTPCDLALSPDGQRLYVASTNTSTVEIFATPTLPAPRGMSIEIVGDGHTAGTNDSAHDTEFRRTKEARGVTKEKGLRPSHAEPSHVDSLADSGHTPIAGFAVLSSYEGPHMINATVICGRCHGIAGQPGGNPATLEGQITLCMSCHSSGGQAMSTPLNAADIIHGNDGPGRSHPWGVPAVNEDFGSTGPHAGGDMAAYLASGGLIKCGTCHDQHSNDAGSPYLRVRNTRGSMCKECHTGRSDHTPDSAWQPNCNECHAPHDSSSYNLSLIATSVENRTLDMMMPVVFTARTGPGSFDDGNPASNDGICQVCHTATAYHRYDGSSAGHHGGSDCTACHPHEDGFLATGGACDACHGAPPATGAHLAHFGGTAEDANYGGVENLSLPASHVFQCGNCHPHASSRHLNGTVEIELYYPGAPPDSLKGRNPATAEYTPGPVAHTDVNGIPYSLGSCSNVYCHSQTVWSSPTPISAPLVDSGTGFPILDANGNLTYDPYSVTESRDYAVVSWGDSALGCNACHRNNPQTSFPDVRAGVGNSHGWIDDFGYEDLHAWNMGFDPLTCRVCHFATVQDEMTWVRDAQDITHFDDAPIADRSIHVNGAIEVVFDPVNPVVYPATGRTYEYNLATAAYDPSSKTCSNVGCHLNQAAPEWGKPYRWWDPFECDQCHQYGGPWPRGSSEIVLEQPTMHFDPIELEKSASSGDPAICTRCHQGHTLRRDQDPAPVRKETRSTLRDER